Proteins from a single region of Luteolibacter arcticus:
- a CDS encoding phosphoenolpyruvate hydrolase family protein, with protein sequence MPNPWTGKGNPYTRAEVLERLHDTLSKGLPIIAAGAGTGISAKFIEKGGADLIIIYNSGRFRMAGHGSTAGLMAYGDANAVAMEIGEYEVLPIVEETPVICGVHATDPRRRMWHWLGKVKDMGFSGVNNFPTHCIVDGKFRQILEETGMSVKKEFEMVALARRMDLFSIVYVDAPEEAKAMAEAGADVIIAHVGTTVGGSVGVVDATMSLSEAAKRTQTIIDAGRMVRDDIIYLSHGGPINTPEDAAYINEHTDASGFVGASSLERMAVEQSLTDLTREFKAIPVKRKH encoded by the coding sequence ATGCCGAACCCTTGGACCGGAAAAGGAAATCCCTACACGCGTGCGGAAGTGTTGGAGCGCCTGCACGACACGCTTTCGAAAGGCCTGCCCATCATTGCCGCTGGCGCGGGTACGGGTATCAGCGCGAAATTCATCGAGAAGGGTGGGGCCGATCTCATCATCATCTATAATAGCGGCCGCTTCCGGATGGCCGGCCACGGCTCGACCGCCGGGCTGATGGCCTATGGCGATGCGAATGCCGTCGCGATGGAGATCGGTGAATATGAGGTGCTGCCGATCGTGGAGGAAACGCCCGTGATTTGCGGTGTCCACGCCACCGACCCGCGCCGCCGCATGTGGCACTGGCTCGGTAAGGTGAAGGACATGGGCTTCTCCGGCGTGAACAATTTCCCGACCCACTGCATCGTCGATGGCAAGTTCCGCCAGATCCTCGAGGAGACGGGGATGAGCGTGAAGAAGGAATTCGAGATGGTGGCGCTCGCCCGCCGGATGGATCTTTTCAGCATCGTCTACGTCGATGCGCCGGAGGAGGCGAAGGCGATGGCCGAGGCCGGAGCGGATGTGATTATCGCCCACGTCGGCACCACCGTCGGCGGCTCGGTCGGCGTGGTGGATGCGACGATGAGCTTGTCCGAAGCGGCCAAGCGCACGCAGACGATCATCGATGCCGGACGCATGGTGCGTGACGATATCATCTACCTCAGCCACGGCGGCCCGATCAACACGCCGGAGGATGCCGCCTATATCAACGAGCACACCGATGCCTCCGGCTTCGTGGGCGCATCGTCGCTGGAGCGGATGGCGGTGGAGCAATCGCTCACGGACTTGACCCGCGAGTTCAAGGCGATTCCGGTGAAGCGGAAACACTAG
- a CDS encoding DUF2891 domain-containing protein, producing the protein MTIEQAAGFAKLALAGIDREFPNKTGHVTTGPDDLKSPREMHPVFYGHFDWHSSVHGHWMLVRLLKQFPEAPFAGETRNMLQRRFTQEGLAAEADYFRKKENRSFERMYGWAWALRLALELRTWDDADARAWARHLEPLEKEIVGLAKDYLPKLDWPVRCGFHPETSFPLGQMLDYARGSGDAEFEKLLIGKCRQFYGADRDYPAAYEPSGNDFFSPGLNVADLMRRVLPAGEFATWLSGYFPDLATGKAGNLLTPVNVSDPTDGHLIHLAGLNLNRAWTMRGIASVLPEDDPRRKVLLDAADKHADAGLALVATGHYEGEHWLGSFAVYLLSGSGRSR; encoded by the coding sequence ATGACGATTGAGCAGGCGGCGGGGTTCGCGAAACTGGCCTTGGCGGGAATTGACCGCGAGTTCCCGAACAAGACCGGCCACGTGACCACGGGGCCGGACGACTTGAAGTCGCCGCGTGAGATGCACCCGGTGTTTTACGGGCACTTCGACTGGCACTCGTCGGTCCACGGTCATTGGATGCTGGTGCGACTGCTCAAGCAATTCCCGGAGGCACCCTTCGCGGGTGAAACCCGGAACATGCTCCAACGTCGGTTTACGCAGGAGGGCTTAGCGGCGGAGGCCGATTACTTTCGAAAGAAGGAGAACCGCAGCTTTGAGCGGATGTATGGCTGGGCGTGGGCGCTGAGACTCGCCCTGGAATTGCGTACGTGGGATGATGCCGACGCTCGCGCATGGGCACGCCACCTGGAGCCGCTGGAGAAGGAGATCGTGGGCCTCGCGAAGGATTACCTGCCCAAGTTGGATTGGCCGGTCCGATGTGGCTTTCATCCCGAGACCTCGTTTCCGCTCGGCCAGATGCTCGACTATGCCCGGGGCTCCGGCGATGCGGAGTTTGAGAAGCTGTTGATCGGGAAATGCCGCCAGTTCTACGGAGCGGACCGCGACTATCCGGCTGCCTATGAACCCTCCGGCAATGACTTCTTTTCACCCGGCCTCAATGTCGCGGACCTGATGCGCCGGGTGCTGCCGGCCGGGGAGTTCGCCACATGGCTCAGCGGTTACTTTCCAGATCTGGCGACGGGCAAGGCGGGTAACCTCCTGACTCCGGTGAATGTCAGCGATCCCACCGACGGGCATCTGATCCATCTTGCCGGTCTCAATCTGAATCGTGCCTGGACCATGCGCGGAATTGCCTCGGTGCTGCCGGAGGACGATCCGCGGCGGAAGGTTTTGTTAGATGCTGCTGACAAACACGCCGATGCCGGGCTGGCGCTGGTGGCCACCGGTCACTACGAGGGCGAGCACTGGCTCGGGTCATTTGCGGTTTATCTTTTGAGCGGTAGCGGCCGGTCCCGCTGA